The Muricauda sp. SCSIO 65647 genome includes a region encoding these proteins:
- a CDS encoding 4'-phosphopantetheinyl transferase family protein has product MPLYKTITESNNTKIYIWKVTESEADLSKEVVLTAHCQDRVVAMKSEMHRRAFLSIRHLMALSSYEDKDLYYDEMGKPHLRDGNHISITHSHEFTAIIVSKSQKVGVDIEKQRDKILKIAHKFTPIEEYRTLANTGAIIRKLTIVWGAKESLYKIYAQNGLSFLRHIDVHDFSFQEGSTTAEILYKGELSQYAVKFLEFEGFTCVYALKKEED; this is encoded by the coding sequence GTGCCCCTTTACAAAACGATAACAGAATCGAACAATACCAAAATTTATATATGGAAGGTCACAGAATCGGAAGCTGATCTTTCAAAAGAAGTGGTGTTGACCGCACATTGCCAAGACCGTGTAGTTGCGATGAAGTCTGAAATGCACCGAAGGGCCTTTTTGAGTATTAGGCATTTGATGGCGTTGTCGAGCTATGAAGACAAGGATCTCTATTATGATGAGATGGGAAAACCTCATTTAAGGGACGGAAACCATATTTCTATCACCCACTCACACGAGTTTACGGCGATTATTGTCAGTAAATCGCAAAAAGTGGGGGTAGATATTGAGAAACAACGAGATAAAATCTTGAAGATTGCCCATAAATTTACTCCCATTGAAGAGTATAGAACCTTGGCCAATACTGGGGCCATTATACGAAAGCTGACCATTGTTTGGGGCGCTAAAGAATCACTGTACAAGATTTATGCCCAAAACGGGCTCAGCTTTTTGCGTCATATCGATGTTCATGATTTCTCTTTTCAAGAGGGAAGTACCACCGCCGAAATACTGTATAAGGGCGAATTGTCACAGTACGCGGTCAAGTTCTTGGAATTTGAGGGCTTCACCTGCGTTTATGCGCTTAAAAAAGAGGAGGACTGA
- a CDS encoding thiamine-binding protein, with protein MDISVELTLTPLHDNFEPPIIDFIKRLRDSGLKILENPLSTQIYGNYDEVMRLLTDEIKEAFENTEHVLLYMKIVKSDRSGYEPHF; from the coding sequence ATGGATATTTCAGTCGAATTGACCCTTACCCCACTACATGACAATTTTGAACCGCCCATTATCGATTTTATCAAAAGATTGAGGGATTCTGGCCTGAAAATTTTAGAAAACCCGCTAAGCACCCAGATATATGGCAATTATGATGAGGTCATGCGCTTATTGACCGATGAAATAAAAGAAGCATTTGAAAATACGGAACATGTTTTGTTATACATGAAGATCGTAAAGTCAGACCGTAGCGGTTATGAGCCCCATTTTTGA
- the pnuC gene encoding nicotinamide riboside transporter PnuC encodes MSPIFDFFLGPYEERAVSLIILEATAFFFGIASVVYAKREDIMVYPTGLVATAITTYVFFVDRLFGDMMMNFYFSIMSIYGWWNWARRKSTREYVVHISRTNAREKLIGLVLFLLTMLVTYGVYRAFGAAIETSNYVDIFTSGIFFTAMWYMANKKLENWTLWILGDLITVPLYAYRGWGMFSLQYLIFTILAIQGYLAWKKSLHNDLQTLSK; translated from the coding sequence ATGAGCCCCATTTTTGATTTTTTTCTAGGCCCGTATGAAGAGCGGGCGGTCTCGTTGATCATTCTAGAGGCCACTGCCTTCTTTTTTGGCATTGCCAGTGTGGTCTATGCCAAGCGGGAAGATATTATGGTCTATCCAACCGGTTTGGTCGCCACTGCCATTACCACCTACGTATTTTTTGTAGACCGTCTTTTCGGTGATATGATGATGAATTTCTATTTTTCGATTATGAGTATCTATGGGTGGTGGAACTGGGCACGCCGAAAAAGCACTAGAGAGTACGTAGTTCATATTTCAAGAACCAATGCAAGGGAAAAATTAATTGGTTTAGTGTTGTTTCTACTGACCATGTTGGTCACTTATGGCGTGTACAGGGCATTTGGTGCAGCTATCGAAACCTCGAACTACGTTGATATTTTTACTTCTGGCATCTTTTTTACCGCAATGTGGTACATGGCCAATAAAAAGTTGGAAAATTGGACTCTTTGGATTTTAGGAGATCTAATAACCGTACCTTTGTACGCATATAGGGGGTGGGGCATGTTTTCATTGCAATACCTCATCTTCACCATATTGGCCATACAGGGATATCTCGCATGGAAGAAAAGTTTGCACAACGACCTTCAGACCTTATCAAAGTAG
- a CDS encoding AAA family ATPase gives MEEKFAQRPSDLIKVVLYGPESTGKTTLAEQLADHYDTVWVPEYAREYLQEKWDREQKTCEPKDLLPIAEGQMAIENDLAKKANKILICDTDLLETKVYSEAYYLGHCDPILEKYALANSYELYLLTYIDTPWVKDDLRDKPDERKRMFQYFKDTLVKHDRNFAILKGDKKTRLSTAINHIDKLL, from the coding sequence ATGGAAGAAAAGTTTGCACAACGACCTTCAGACCTTATCAAAGTAGTGCTCTACGGCCCTGAATCGACCGGTAAGACCACGTTGGCCGAACAATTGGCAGATCATTATGATACGGTATGGGTGCCAGAGTATGCTCGTGAATATCTTCAGGAGAAATGGGATAGGGAGCAAAAAACATGTGAACCAAAAGATTTGTTGCCCATTGCAGAAGGCCAAATGGCAATTGAAAATGATTTGGCAAAAAAAGCCAATAAGATACTGATATGTGACACCGATCTTCTAGAGACGAAGGTCTATTCTGAAGCCTATTATCTTGGCCATTGCGATCCGATTTTAGAAAAATATGCCTTGGCCAATAGTTATGAACTTTATCTATTGACCTATATCGATACCCCTTGGGTCAAAGACGATCTTAGGGACAAGCCTGATGAAAGAAAGCGAATGTTCCAATACTTTAAAGATACGCTGGTCAAGCATGACCGCAATTTTGCTATCTTAAAGGGGGATAAAAAAACACGACTCTCAACCGCGATTAACCATATCGATAAACTATTGTAA